One genomic window of Desulfuromonas sp. includes the following:
- a CDS encoding prepilin-type N-terminal cleavage/methylation domain-containing protein: MGVTHQTNLKSQKGFTLMELLIGIAVAGILASIAYLGSGFLDKYRLTAASRELLADLQWVRQNAVTRSTPDDPSDPDHANHGFGIRFDSASQYTLFEFNDDQTGAKEFFKYEGAAEESGPRVKDLPQGATVTKGAAANPTGEVLLYGRNGMARDRNWSTTDATFVLRLHEVSPPRCVVISAVRIREGVWIDGACDAR; this comes from the coding sequence ATGGGGGTCACCCATCAGACCAATTTGAAAAGCCAGAAGGGTTTCACCCTGATGGAGCTGCTGATCGGCATCGCGGTCGCCGGAATTCTCGCGAGCATCGCCTATCTGGGCAGCGGGTTTCTGGATAAGTACAGGCTCACCGCGGCATCGCGCGAATTACTCGCCGATTTGCAGTGGGTTCGACAGAACGCGGTGACCCGTTCGACTCCGGACGACCCTTCGGACCCCGATCATGCCAATCACGGTTTTGGCATTCGCTTCGATTCAGCATCGCAATACACCCTCTTTGAGTTCAACGACGATCAAACGGGTGCCAAAGAATTTTTCAAGTACGAGGGCGCTGCCGAAGAGAGCGGCCCGAGGGTCAAGGATCTGCCCCAGGGGGCAACGGTGACCAAGGGGGCGGCTGCCAATCCGACGGGTGAGGTCCTGCTCTATGGCCGAAACGGTATGGCCCGGGACCGGAACTGGTCGACTACGGACGCCACCTTCGTACTGCGGCTTCACGAGGTTTCACCTCCTCGCTGCGTGGTGATCAGTGCGGTCAGGATCAGGGAGGGGGTCTGGATAGATGGAGCGTGCGATGCCAGATAA
- a CDS encoding prepilin-type N-terminal cleavage/methylation domain-containing protein, whose protein sequence is MKGFTLVEMMIALFILSVSILGLTAATLTVMRTNLDNDVRNAAVRLTKELAEDLFAADFEASSLTETTTTTESGTVTTPHSATRLVRLRGAEKSFSLSWEVNAKTNDLKEVEITVSSQLGDKTIENKSAIYKHRAL, encoded by the coding sequence ATGAAGGGGTTCACTCTGGTGGAGATGATGATCGCCCTGTTCATCCTTTCGGTCTCCATTCTCGGGCTGACCGCGGCGACCCTCACGGTCATGCGGACGAACCTCGACAACGATGTCCGAAACGCAGCCGTGCGCCTGACCAAGGAATTGGCCGAAGATCTTTTCGCCGCAGATTTCGAGGCATCCTCCTTGACCGAAACCACCACCACGACAGAAAGCGGAACGGTGACGACCCCGCACTCCGCGACCCGCCTGGTCCGATTGCGCGGAGCGGAAAAATCCTTCTCCCTTTCCTGGGAGGTCAATGCCAAGACCAACGACCTCAAGGAAGTGGAAATCACCGTTTCTTCCCAACTCGGGGACAAAACCATCGAAAACAAGTCCGCCATCTACAAGCACCGGGCTCTTTAG